From one Vicinamibacterales bacterium genomic stretch:
- the cdd gene encoding cytidine deaminase: MVDPLVRAAREARERARATFSHFKVGAALETADGQIITGCNIENATYGLTLCAERVAMFKALSEGHDTFRRVAVVADTGQPTPPCGPCRQILWEFAGDIEVVLANLTEEKGRYRLKDLLPMPFDARSLET; encoded by the coding sequence ATGGTTGATCCTCTGGTGAGAGCGGCGCGTGAGGCGCGGGAGCGTGCCCGCGCGACGTTCTCGCACTTCAAGGTCGGGGCCGCGCTCGAGACCGCGGACGGCCAGATCATCACCGGCTGCAACATCGAGAACGCCACGTACGGGCTGACGCTCTGCGCGGAACGCGTCGCCATGTTCAAGGCCCTCTCGGAGGGTCACGACACCTTCCGCCGCGTGGCCGTCGTCGCCGACACCGGTCAGCCGACGCCGCCGTGCGGCCCATGCCGCCAGATCCTCTGGGAGTTCGCAGGCGACATCGAGGTCGTCCTCGCCAACCTCACCGAAGAGAAGGGCCGCTACCGGCTCAAGGATCTGCTGCCGATGCCGTTCGATGCCAGGAGCCTGGAAACGTAG